A portion of the Cherax quadricarinatus isolate ZL_2023a unplaced genomic scaffold, ASM3850222v1 Contig2874, whole genome shotgun sequence genome contains these proteins:
- the LOC138851932 gene encoding cuticle protein 7-like, with product MKVVLALAMVGAVVGVPPQYGYSPAPHYRPTPSYPPAPTYKPAPSYKPAPYHPTPSYGPSPSYDTPPRYDFNYAVKDDYSGDDFGHQETRDGYNTQGTYYVQLPDGRLQQVTYTVNGDSGYVAEVTYQGEAQYPHYQPSYHPAPSYKPAPAYKPAPTYHPTPSYSPLPVYG from the exons ATGAAG GTGGTACTTGCTCTAGCCATGGTGGGTGCCGTGGTGGGTGTCCCACCACAGTATGGTTACTCTCCTGCCCCACACTACAGACCCACTCCATCCTACCCTCCTGCACCAACTTACAAACCAGCCCCATCCTACAAGCCAGCTCCCTACCATCCCACTCCATCCTACGGACCATCCCCGTCCTATGAT ACTCCTCCCCGGTACGACTTCAACTATGCTGTGAAGGACGACTATTCCGGTGACGACTTCGGTCACCAGGAGACTCGTGATGGCTACAACACCCAGGGGACTTATTATGTGCAGCTCCCAGATGGTCGTCTGCAGCaggtgacctacactgtcaaTGGTGACTCTGGCTACGTGGCTGAGGTCACCTACCAAGGAGAGGCTCAGTaccctcactaccaaccatcttaCCATCCTGCTCCATCCTACAAGCCTGCTCCAGCCTACAAGCCTGCTCCTACCTATCATCCCACACCAAGCTACAGTCCCCTGCCTGTGTATGGATAA
- the LOC138851931 gene encoding cuticle protein 7-like — protein sequence MKVVLALAMVGVVVGVPPQYGYSPAPHYRPTPSYPPAPTYKPATSYKPAPYHPTPSYGPSPSYDSHPRYDFNYAVKDDYSGNDFGHQETRDGYNTQGTYYVQLPDGRLQQVTYTVNGDSGYVAEVTYQGEAQYPHYQPSYHPAPSYKPAPSYHPTPAYKPAPSYHPTPSYSPLPVYA from the exons ACCACAGTATGGTTACTCTCCTGCCCCACACTACAGACCCACTCCATCCTACCCTCCTGCACCAACTTACAAACCAGCTACATCCTACAAGCCAGCTCCCTACCATCCCACTCCATCCTACGGACCATCCCCGTCCTATGAT AGTCATCCTCGGTACGATTTCAACTATGCTGTGAAAGACGACTATTCCGGTAACGACTTCGGTCACCAGGAGACTCGTGATGGCTACAACACCCAGGGGACTTACTACGTGCAGCTCCCAGACGGTCGTCTGCAGCaggtgacctacactgtcaaTGGTGACTCTGGCTACGTGGCTGAGGTCACCTACCAGGGAGAGGCTCAGTaccctcactaccaaccatcctacCATCCTGCTCCATCCTACAAGCCTGCTCCATCCTACCATCCTACTCCAGCCTACAAGCCTGCTCCATCCTATCATCCCACTCCAAGCTACAGTCCCCTGCCAGTCTATGCATAA
- the LOC128699758 gene encoding cuticle protein 7-like: protein MKVILVVTLAAAAVAAPSGPPYGFSPAPAYRPAPSYASAPARYSFDYAVNDPPSGNDFGHQESRDGDHTQGSYYVQLPDGRLQQVAYTVRGDSGYLAEVTYQGEARYPTYQPAYRPAPAYTPIPVYG from the exons ATGAAG GTCATTCTTGTAGTAACTCTGGCTGCAGCCGCTGTGGCAGCACCATCTGGTCCACCATACGGGttctcaccagcaccagcatacaGACCAGCACCATCCTACGCATCG GCTCCAGCACGGTACAGCTTCGACTATGCTGTGAACGACCCTCCCTCCGGCAACGACTTCGGTCACCAGGAGTCTCGCGATGGTGACCACACTCAGGGGTCGTACTACGTGCAGCTCCCCGACGGTCGTCTGCAGCAGGTGGCATACACTGTCAGGGGTGACTCTGGCTACCTGGCTGAGGTCACGTACCAGGGAGAAGCCAGGTACCCGACCTACCAGCCAGCCTATAGGCCTGCTCCAGCCTACACGCCCATCCCAGTGTATGGCTAA
- the LOC138851930 gene encoding cuticle protein 7-like, producing the protein MKVVIALCFVVVVAGAPGFPSLGYSLPSSYRPAPSYQAPARYSFDYAVNDPPSGNDFGHQESRDGDHTQGSYYVQLPDGRLQQVTYTVSGDSGYLAEVTYQGEARYPTYQPAYRPTPTYTPVAAYRPIPAFRPSPVYG; encoded by the exons ATGAAG GTGGTTATAGCTTtgtgttttgtggtggtggtcgCTGGTGCTCCTGGCTTCCCCAGCCTGGgctactctctcccatcctcctacAGGCCAGCACCGTCCTATCAG GCTCCAGCACGGTACAGCTTCGACTATGCTGTGAACGACCCTCCCTCCGGTAACGACTTCGGTCACCAGGAGTCTCGTGATGGTGACCACACTCAGGGGTCGTACTACGTGCAGCTCCCCGACGGTCGTCTGCAACAGGTGACctacactgtcagtggtgactcTGGCTACCTGGCTGAGGTCACCTACCAGGGAGAAGCCAGGTACCCGACCTACCAGCCAGCCTATAGGCCAACTCCAACTTACACGCCTGTCGCAGCCTATAGACCAATTCCAGCCTTTAGGCCTTCCCCAGTCTATGGCTAA